A window of the Planktothrix tepida PCC 9214 genome harbors these coding sequences:
- a CDS encoding protein-arginine deiminase family protein, whose product MNWMRYIAVALINAFGVVVGIILVPAPPTFAQSAPTDLDLEYHINDSGLQLQGFETDTRKNPNFETIEITPKSLAELYQLRERIQAELKKISNPPDINSNLEAWEYQLQLKQYETLVKANRQVETQIKFEETTLETWNQAIKIATEAATFGKQPETHTVKDWETAQQLWVQAIDTLRKIPRESFLSAKAIDKIVEYQGYLAIATYQRALAQQSQKEQPEKPQTISPISTANPQFPGFKLYGDTNRDGVVNEVDEQRPEQWSLSVGPLVLFNNDDDDRDGLPDWREKGVNGAEDEKDLAIVHFKVSQDYNGSELLMSVDEAARPYINLFQKTSTGWKAVDLSGTTPLEFSSDIILGVEAKQFANQNWSGLINLKATARKQGIIMATDTISMGVAPWIMSPNTAPVSEVHISDRGDNQAIVQEVKTIVEKTGANVKVTPGATLWMKGTQEIGYVQFPNTEGLKEYPVVLKGNRSTESDDYAQSLMNQNFGWFEVGKPRQLDVFNQWADWYNNLAVTPALPKYPLGRIYYGTADNVSLNPEVLEFLKAQKIQGDPVAIDTSWLMVRHVDEIINFIPSPSGEPLMLIASPGEGIKLLKDLEKQGYEGAAINRELSTQTTVRAALNNQLLMQHNQNLQKQKIDPLINQLKKEFNLRTDQIIEIPAIFSYSGYAWWPNLINCVYVNGELLVSNPKGPLIDGRDYTQEYFKRRVAVAGINVDFLEDDYYQELQGNIYSATNTTRLGNEQPFWQDISTP is encoded by the coding sequence ATGAACTGGATGCGCTACATTGCTGTTGCTTTAATTAATGCTTTCGGTGTAGTCGTTGGAATTATTTTAGTTCCCGCCCCTCCAACTTTCGCTCAGTCCGCACCAACGGATTTGGATTTAGAGTATCACATTAACGATTCAGGACTGCAATTGCAAGGGTTTGAAACCGATACTCGCAAAAATCCTAATTTTGAAACCATCGAAATTACACCGAAATCCTTAGCTGAATTATATCAACTGCGCGAGCGCATTCAAGCGGAATTAAAGAAAATCTCAAATCCTCCCGATATTAATAGTAATTTAGAAGCTTGGGAATATCAACTGCAACTCAAACAATATGAAACCTTAGTTAAAGCAAATCGTCAAGTTGAAACCCAAATTAAATTTGAAGAAACAACCCTAGAAACTTGGAATCAAGCGATTAAAATCGCTACGGAAGCGGCAACCTTTGGTAAACAACCCGAAACCCATACGGTTAAAGATTGGGAAACAGCACAACAATTATGGGTTCAAGCCATTGATACTTTAAGAAAAATTCCCAGAGAATCTTTTTTAAGTGCTAAAGCTATTGATAAAATTGTAGAATATCAAGGGTATTTAGCGATCGCTACTTATCAACGAGCGTTAGCCCAACAATCCCAAAAAGAACAACCTGAAAAACCGCAAACGATTTCCCCCATTTCCACCGCTAATCCTCAATTTCCAGGGTTTAAACTGTATGGAGATACAAACCGAGATGGTGTTGTTAATGAAGTCGATGAACAACGCCCAGAACAATGGTCTTTATCCGTTGGGCCGTTAGTCTTATTTAATAATGATGATGATGATCGTGATGGCTTACCCGACTGGCGAGAAAAAGGGGTGAATGGGGCTGAAGATGAAAAGGATTTAGCTATAGTTCATTTTAAAGTCTCTCAAGATTATAACGGTTCAGAATTATTGATGAGTGTTGATGAAGCAGCAAGACCTTATATTAATTTATTCCAAAAAACCTCAACCGGATGGAAAGCCGTTGATTTATCCGGTACAACCCCTTTAGAATTTAGTTCAGATATTATTTTAGGGGTAGAAGCGAAACAATTTGCCAATCAAAATTGGTCAGGTTTAATTAATTTAAAAGCCACCGCCCGTAAACAGGGAATTATCATGGCGACAGATACCATTTCAATGGGTGTAGCCCCTTGGATTATGTCTCCCAATACTGCACCGGTTTCTGAAGTTCATATTAGCGATCGCGGTGACAATCAAGCCATTGTTCAAGAGGTAAAAACAATCGTTGAAAAAACCGGAGCTAATGTTAAAGTGACACCAGGGGCAACCTTATGGATGAAAGGAACTCAAGAAATTGGTTATGTTCAATTTCCGAATACTGAAGGTTTAAAGGAATATCCCGTTGTTTTAAAAGGAAACCGGAGTACAGAAAGTGATGATTATGCTCAATCTTTAATGAATCAAAATTTTGGCTGGTTTGAAGTCGGTAAACCCCGCCAATTAGATGTATTTAATCAATGGGCAGATTGGTATAATAATTTAGCCGTCACTCCCGCTTTACCGAAATATCCATTAGGCAGAATTTATTATGGTACAGCCGATAATGTTAGTTTAAATCCCGAAGTTCTTGAATTTTTAAAAGCCCAAAAAATTCAAGGTGATCCCGTTGCGATTGATACCTCTTGGTTAATGGTGCGTCATGTCGATGAAATTATTAATTTTATTCCCAGTCCCTCCGGTGAACCTTTAATGTTAATTGCCAGTCCAGGGGAAGGCATTAAACTCCTCAAAGACCTGGAAAAACAAGGCTATGAAGGAGCCGCAATTAATCGAGAATTAAGCACTCAAACCACTGTCAGGGCAGCTTTAAATAATCAATTATTGATGCAACATAATCAGAATTTACAAAAGCAAAAAATCGATCCTCTAATTAATCAACTCAAAAAAGAATTTAATCTGAGAACTGATCAAATTATTGAAATTCCGGCAATCTTTAGTTATAGTGGGTATGCGTGGTGGCCGAATTTAATTAATTGTGTTTATGTGAATGGTGAATTATTAGTTTCTAATCCCAAAGGGCCCTTAATTGATGGGCGAGACTATACCCAAGAATATTTTAAACGCCGGGTTGCCGTAGCTGGAATTAATGTTGATTTCCTAGAGGATGATTACTATCAAGAATTACAAGGTAATATTTACAGTGCCACAAATACCACTCGTCTCGGAAATGAACAACCCTTCTGGCAAGATATATCTACCCCATAA
- a CDS encoding calcium-binding protein, producing the protein MFKKIINFVSNVIWPVAEPLIFTFFPQYEPLFNTILPIAEPWVQKLLEQNPQITLNTAPTLEVKPSQILTDINILSSYKTLTQLSGQSSQLFILTDDIDVLAPPNTFNFPQQPSGLILPEWTINNPGGILALAGDDILVGSNQTDVMNGNTGNDQLSGAEGIDLLRGGQGNDTLKGDSGNDIINGNREDDFLMGGDGEDLLRGGKGKDSLDGGGGRDILIGDLDFDILTGGTDADIFILGANPAEVPLNPTQADLITDFNAVEGDKILIVANLTSEELTLETFDQTANFLLATGTSQGIIIRQTTTGNIFGVVANTTDINSVKNSINIVDISDNLLGIG; encoded by the coding sequence ATGTTTAAAAAAATTATTAATTTTGTCAGTAATGTAATTTGGCCTGTTGCTGAACCCCTCATTTTCACATTTTTTCCCCAATATGAACCTTTATTTAACACTATTCTGCCCATTGCAGAACCTTGGGTTCAGAAATTATTAGAACAAAACCCTCAAATTACTCTGAATACAGCCCCAACTTTGGAAGTTAAACCCAGTCAAATTCTAACCGATATTAATATTTTAAGCAGTTATAAAACCCTAACTCAATTATCAGGACAATCCTCACAATTATTTATATTAACAGATGATATTGACGTTCTAGCACCCCCCAACACGTTTAATTTCCCACAACAACCCAGTGGCTTGATTTTACCAGAATGGACAATCAATAATCCAGGCGGAATATTAGCCTTAGCAGGAGATGATATTTTAGTCGGTTCTAATCAAACCGATGTCATGAATGGAAACACAGGAAATGATCAATTATCCGGTGCAGAAGGCATTGATTTACTTCGAGGCGGTCAGGGAAATGATACCCTCAAAGGTGATAGTGGAAATGATATTATTAATGGGAATCGTGAAGATGATTTCTTAATGGGAGGGGATGGAGAAGATTTATTAAGAGGAGGAAAAGGAAAAGATAGTTTAGATGGAGGTGGGGGACGAGATATTTTAATCGGAGATTTAGACTTTGATATTTTAACTGGGGGTACGGATGCTGATATATTTATTTTAGGTGCAAACCCCGCAGAAGTTCCTCTAAACCCCACTCAAGCCGATTTAATTACTGATTTTAATGCCGTAGAAGGCGATAAAATTTTGATTGTTGCTAATCTAACCTCCGAAGAACTTACCTTGGAAACTTTTGATCAAACTGCCAATTTCCTACTCGCCACTGGAACATCCCAAGGAATTATTATTCGTCAAACAACAACGGGAAATATTTTCGGTGTTGTCGCTAATACCACCGATATTAATAGTGTTAAAAATAGTATTAATATTGTTGATATTAGTGATAATTTGTTAGGAATTGGCTAA